One stretch of Arachis duranensis cultivar V14167 chromosome 1, aradu.V14167.gnm2.J7QH, whole genome shotgun sequence DNA includes these proteins:
- the LOC107486194 gene encoding uncharacterized protein LOC107486194: MEALQAQQDRLKQLEKEVVHQREAKKDLRRETRRRRELDDKLLKLEANLKAKTIQSNHNDNSHKDQDPFTKEIMKAKVPKDFKAPDMTPYGGISDLSHHLSNFRSRMYLTDASDAIRCKAFPTTLTKIAIKWFDSLPPRSITSFDDLVKKFLARFSIQKDKAKHAPSLLRIKQGDCESLHNYMERFNKVCLDIQSLPMEAAIMCLINGLQKGPFSHSISKKHPTSLNEVQERAKKYINMEENSRLGETSKPGYPYPSRDKDKDSKKKEDQHGEKPKKYHHYTPLRVSLVDVYREICHTEKIPPPHPI; this comes from the coding sequence ATGGAGGCCCTACAAGCTCAACAAGATCGTCTCAAACAACTCGAAAAAGAGGTCGTGCACCAACGGGAAGCCAAGAAGGACCTTCGAAGAGAAACCAGGCGACGCCGAGAGCTAGATGACAAGCTCCTAAAGCTCGAGGCTAATCTCAAAGCTAAAACCATTCAATCCAATCACAATGACAACTCTCACAAGGATCAAGATCCcttcaccaaagaaatcatgaaagctaaagttcCAAAGGATTTTAAAGCTCCCGACATGACCCCATACGGCGGTATTTCCGATctaagccatcatctcagcaattttagaagtagaatgtatctcaccgatgcCTCGGACGCTattcgatgcaaagccttcccaactACCCTAACAAAGATAGCAATCAAGTGGTTCGACAGTTTGCCTCCTAGATCCATCACAAGTTTTGACGACCTAGTGAAAAAGTTTCTTgctagattctccatccaaaaggataaagccaaacacGCTCCAAGCTTATTaaggatcaagcaaggagactGCGAGAGTCTTcataactacatggaaagattcaacaaagtaTGTCTAGACATACAAAGTTTGCCAATGGAAGCAGCCATCATGTGTCTTATCAATGGCTTGCAaaaaggaccttttagccactccatatcaaagaaacatcCTACGTCATTAAACGAGGTACAGGAGAGGGCaaaaaaatacattaacatggaggagaactctcGACTAGGGGAGACCTCAAAACCTGGTTACCCCTACCCATCTCGGGATAAGGACAAAgactccaagaaaaaagaagaccaACATGGAGAGAAACCTAAAAAATACCACCATTACACCCCACTTCGAGTATCTCTTGTGGACGTCTACCGAGAGATATGCCACACAGAGAAGATTCCACCACCTCACCCAATTtaa